TATTGCAAGTTGGTCTGGAATatctggttgggttttttgtgaacTCACTCTAAtactaaaaaattttttttccttccatttcttgtACATCATCATAAACTACTGGCTCCAATATTGCAATAGATGGGGTCACAATGACTAGGGGTCACAGCGAATAGTTCCTAACTGATCAGCACAGCATAGTGAAAATATTAAGGAACGTGATGTTTATATTGTTTGAATATATACTTATAACCTTTAAAGTAGATGATAATGAGTGCCTAGTAATCCACGAGAAATGATGAAGCCCAAAATGGACTGCAAGTTTAAAAAGTTTGCAACAGGAACAGTCTCAATTAGGACACTAGAAACATCAGACTCCAACACAAATCATCAAAAGTGACAGAAGTAAATTGCTGCTCTCtagcatttacattaaaaaaaaatagtaaatcaTGTGACATCCTATGCTGCTGGAAGAACGACTCCCCATCCTCTGCGTTTGACTAGGTCCTCAACCCTGATAACAGCTTTTTGCAATGAAGCAGCAGCATAAAGAAGACATGAAGCATCTCAGACAAGCCATCAGAGACAGACACTCAAAAACTATGAGTTGGATGATTTACATTTCTGTCAGCCTAGTGAACTACTAAGAACTGATGCTGATGCGTGCATTGCTGGTCTATTTGTTgtcatttctaaaaacatttaaaaggaatttttaatgtttattcgAGCCAAAGTAGTACTTCACATATACTTCATACTTTCTTGTAAAAATTGTTGCTATACTGCAACCTCCAAATtaaagcaaaagtaagaaaatacattttcctccaaattaattagaaaataagacaaaaatcaaagctaGATATCTGCCAATGCAgaagagcaaatatttaaaattatgaacaaaatattttactaacCAGCTGTAAAGTCCagttcttcaaagaaagaaactgtAGTCACAAAAAGAGAAAGGCATATAAGTTAAAGAACTAAtaataattagaagaaaaaaaaaatgtgagcagAATTCTAAAAATAGGAGTGGTATGTTATAGTACAGCAATCTACACTGGTAACACCTAGAAGGCCTACACTCTCCAGGTGTTCTTTAACTAGAAATTTTGGTGGAATGACTAAGTATGCAAACAGGTTGTGAACTACTAATTGATTAAATGCAGTGAATTCATAATCATATTTTAATTTGACTAACCTTAGCACTACAAATATTTACAGCTGATTTTAATCAAAACAGCAGTCCAGGACTGGGGGGGGCAGTTATGTACCAGATTGTTATGGAGTTTAAATTTAATATACTCCCACATTTGTTGCAGGAGAGCTTCTGACGCTCTGTTTGAAATTCTCACGGAATCAGCAGCATCATGCTACCATCAGGATCACTGAGTTACCAGAAGTTCCACAATGGGTGCAGAACTGCAAAAACTTATCTCTGCATGAAAGGTATCTTTAAACCAGGGGCAGTATTATAAACAGTCTCCTTAAATTTGGCTTAGAAACTATCTCTGTTGACCTGACATACGCATAGTAACATACATGCATCATAGTTTGGGAAAGGAAAATCTTCCAcatcttggggaggggggggggggaaggcaaaaacacacacacaaaaaaaccctgaaaccaCAACCCAAGTTACTGTTCTTCATTTATGGGCTTGCAAAAGTCATGTGGACATACCCAGATACATCAGCAGACAAAACAAAGAcagcaattatttaaatatttgccaCATGATATATTTTAAACTATGACCGGATCCTTAAACATAATCAGTTTAAGAACGTGGTGGAAAGCACAGACATATGGGGAATTGCCTCtgatatacagaaatatttccGGCAGACACGGTAAAAGTTTTGCCGTTTCGCCAACCAGATATTTCGTACCTATGCTGGCCTACGCTATCCTGCAATGCTGAGCAGTGCACTTTTTCCTCCAACAACAtatgggttttggttttattaaaagTTGTCTAATGAATTCTTCAAAGTACTCTTGTAAGAATCTTCATTAtcaaaaagaaggggggaaaacaTTAGCAGTCACTCACAGCATTGATTTCTCCAGTTTTAGGACCCCACGGCGTATTTGGTTCTACAAGCACATCACATTCAATGCCTTTTTCATCACAGAGCCCAATACCAGAATCACTTAAAGAGAAagatgtgaaatgaaaataaatttttctatttcataactTTAGAATCAGTCTCTCTTTACTCATCAGGTACCAAGAGAAAACAGACCTCCAAGTCAGCCACATAATATTTTGATAACAATCCATGAAAATATAAAGATAGGAGTGAATGCTTATGGGGGTTAAATGACTAAATGTCTACttgaaatataaaaggaaaaagtacttGTTCTTCTCTTCCCAATTTCCaactaaacaataaaaaataagttaCCTTTAAAAAGGCTTATGTCACCCATtttaaaatgggagagaaatcaaaTGTAACGTGCACACAAGTTAAGTGTTGAAGGCTAAGTTATTTCAGTAACACCATACAATGTTCTTACCTATTCTCATCCTTAGTGAAAGGAACAACAATAACAGCTCTATGATGGATAAGATCATTCAATATTTTAGTAGTCTGAGGTGGCAAAGCATCCCCATCTTCATTTCCTGAAGGTAAATCAACCATGTGATCCCTCACTTTGCAGCCCTGcaatacatatacacataagATCAAATACTTGAGTTCAGGGGAAGAACTGATTTCAGTAAGTCCAATAACAAAAGTTCAACTTTTAAACTTTTGTGTCCCAAGGTCCTAGCCTGCCTTGGGACACTGCAACAATTTACAATCCTTATTTTAGAAAAGATCTATTTTCATAACACACTGTCACCTCCCCGCAACAGGTTATGCTCTTTTAAAAGTGAGCTAGTATTGAAGTACCTTTGGGAGGGTTGTAGGATCAAATCGAAGTACTTTTTGGTTACAACAGGGATATACTCCTGTCCCAGTCATGCCCAGAGCACTTGCTACACCTGGATAAAGAACTGGCTGCGAATGGTACTGGCAATGGGAGAATTCAGTACACAGGAAAGactacattaaaataaaaggagatAATGAGAGGTGAAATTACTTATGGACGTCAAAATTTTGCACTATAAAGAACGTATAACAAGCTTTATTGCCATATATTTTCCAACTGTTTTAATCCCTGCCTCACCCCCCAAAACTCACCCACCACAAGCCATCTACAGACAagcaactgaaagtgaaaatataCTAACTTGGTTACATCTTGAGCAGGTCAACCAATTGACAGTCCCCCAAAGACGCCAATAAACATCCCGCCACGATTTCAATTCCTCATGAAGGCCAATTAAGTACTCGTGGACTTCCCAGGTTttgtctctggaaaaaaaaaaaggtcaggttGCATACAGAGTCGTAACTCTGTTTTGAGCCTGCCACCAGAAAGGTGAGGTGGAGAAGGAGCAGAACAACATATGCTCCACTAGTGAAAAACCTACAGAAAAGTTTAGAACAGGAAGGATACAACGTGGGACAAACATTATTAAATTCAGAACATGACAGAAGAGCCTATATTCTTTCACAACATCCTAAACTTGATTCATCTCAAGCTCCATATGCTGCAAATTAATAAGCTAAGATAAATATCAAGCCATTTGGAAATCAGGAGAACcataaaacagaggaaaaccCAATACACAGACTAGAAGAAATCAAAATATGCACATGCAAACAAGTTCAGTTATATTGCAGTTTTCTGTCTTTAAAGTAATGTGTTGTGCAACAGAAGCAAAGTACTGccattctattttattttaaaagccaacaTAACGTGTTTCTATGTATCTCCAACACAACAGCAATTACTCAGTTAAGAATTAAAGTTTGAAAATATAAGACCGTGTCTTTCTGATGGATCTGAGACTTCTGgtcttaaaaatacagattttgttcCTTCCTAGTGATAAAATGACATGCGCCTCTTCAGAATTCAAAAGAGAATACACCACCCGCACTGATGCATGCTATCTTCAGAAAGAGCAGATTACTGTCTTCCCACAATTTTAAGCCCTGGCCTGAAccattttttattatatatacatgTCTAACCTAGACTAAGCGAGCAGTACTTCCAACAGGAAGTTAGTTCTAGGCACCACTAGAGGACCAATAAATATAAACCTATTTTTAAGTCATGAAAAATAGGCTTGTAATAGTTCATAAGCCTGAATTAATTAGCGGCCAGCGTCACTCCACCTAAGGAATGGTAAATGGATCCTGTGCAGAAAAGCAGCCACAAGTACCACAAGGCAAATAATTAGAACGTAAATAATCCTCTGAGTAACTTTAAAACCCTGTACATTTATATACTAGGAATTGCACAGCAGCTACATACAGTCAGCTTAAGTGAAGTAATACAATTAATGAATTTTATGTGGCTGATCACCAATGATCCTAATAGGTCAGGACAGGGTCGCAAGATTCTGTTCTATTTAGACTGTTAGGCAGAACTTGATCCACACCTTGGAATTACTGGTGGGAGGTAACACCAAATATGTGTTACCTTGGGAGCTGACACTGAACTGTGTTTTGGTTGTTCTGAACGAAATACATCTGATGAGAAAGGTCTCCTGTTATTAATTTCCCACCATCTTCTTTAAAGGGGGcatgtggggagggagggaaccGCAGCTGATCACGCGCTGATCTTCATTAAGAAGAGAATCCAGCTGTTCACAAACATGGATCAAACAGACAGAACTGAATTAAACATTTGTGCCAAATGAATAAGGCATACATACAGAATAGGTCCTGGAAGCTCCTCTGACAAATACTTTAGAACAGAGAAACAACTGGCAAAGTTTATTTATAGTAGTCTTTAAGCAGGCTCAGTATGTGATTTGACAGTATAAAGTCAGTCTAGAAAATAATCTTTAGCATTTCTTCGCTGGCAGATGTAGATTTATAGTGCCATAACAAACCTTGTGGAAAGGCAGCCTTTAATTTAATTCGTCATTGACTACACATATCTTAAAACTCTTTGATGAAAGAATTAGCTGAGCATTTATTTAGGGCAGTAAAACCCAAAATAGCCCTCCCAGTAACTGTGGCTGTACTTTTTccattcagcagcagcactgctgaatGAATTTCAGAAGTACAACATCATaatcgccttttttttttttttgctaggtagTATAAGAAGTTGAGATGTTTCACACTGCTCTTCACATATCTATGACTTCATTTTGTAATGTGAGTATCTGATAATTCCTAAACatgtagtattttttaaaatcacccaAAATCATATagttgaagaaattattttttttatgtattattCATTACCTTATATGAACATAGACAATATTCCCGTGTTGATCTATGTTGATTTTTCCTGGTACACAAGGAattcttctttcagtttctttagTTAGCAGCTTTTTACATAAACAAcatctagatttaaaaaaaaagaaaaaaaaaaaagacgaaaaagaaaaaaagtactggAGTAAGAGCAGGACTTCAAAACACAGGAACTATCCTTGCAACTgaagcagtaataaaaaaaagaccaTACCTGTATAATGTTGCTGCATTTCCTCGAGAATCTGGATTTAGGTACTCTGGATCAAACAGTCTCTCAATCTTCTTGCAGAAAAGTTTACTATTAATGACAGCAACACAGCCTACCCATTAGAAaaaactgaaaattgttttatGTATAGTGAGACTAACAAGGATATTCTGACAATATGCAAAGTCACcatatttctttcagaatataGCGTTTAAtgtgattttcctttaaaataatctgtttggATAACTGGTTCCTGACCTGATCATCTCTTATTTTTACGCAGATGTAAGGAAAGAAAAcccctaattttcttcctctcttatgTTCTTTGTTTGCCAACGAACACTGCCAGGTGTTCTACCTTGACTAAAAGGCCTTTTATTAATGAATACTTCTGTGAAATTACCCTTAACTTTAATTCTAGAAGTTATAATGTCTTCATCTCTACTGATTAAAATACTTTCTTACTTTCACCTTGCCTGTCTGTCAGTTTGCCCTCCAATAATTGGCCCTTATCTTGACACTGACTAAGCTGGAGTCCTTATGTATGAAATAGTACGCCGTCACAACGATTCAGCTTTCCAGCCATCCTAAATTCTATGTCCAAACATCAGAGTTCACAGGATGCTGAAGCCAAACCATTCTCTACGAATTAGGAGCATGTCATCGCATAAAAGTTTCCTTACCCTAATCCTGGCTCCCATGTGAGAATTCGTGAATAATTTGTCCATATCGCACCCCTAGTGTGgcctttccttttgcttgtttcctataaaaaacactttccttttgctcataattttaatataaaattctgAAGTCACTTCGTGACCTTCTGCATTAAAGATACATTCTATGAGAATATAAATTGTATATACATCGCTTCAAACCCCACAATGTCTTAGCTGTTCTGAAAAACGATCCACAAGCCCAACAGCACTTCAGTAGTGTATTACAGGGCAAAAAGTTACCTCTTAAATTTGTCCCTTTTGTCCTTCAACTCTTCCACTTCATTGTGTGTAAAGAGATCAGCAATGTGCGTGACAAGATTAGCATTGATACAATTCATGTTACATGGCGTAGCTACAATAGCATTCATATTTTTGTGACAATAATGAATGCATTTTTctacctaggaaaaaaagaaacattaaaaatattgttaagGAATTCTAGATAAAGCTATCCCAAAAGATGTACTCATTGcttcaagatttttattttttgaagtgtgGTGTTTTGGAAAACTATTTCAGTTCAACTTAAAGATAAAAAAACAAGTCTCAGATTTGTCTGAAGGAGACTCTGAATTAACGTGACTCTGAGTTAGTTTGTGTTCTCCTCCAAAAGGTTTCTACAGACCAGAAAACAACTCCACAAATGTTTCATCTTCAACATGTGGTACCTCCTAATTGCTTGTAAAATGAGAACCACGGTACACATTATACATAGCACTGCCTGGATCTCAACTTAAACAGctatgttttctgtttatttaattgTGGGTCACCCCAATGACAGAACTTTTGACAAACATTTTAACAAACAAGTCAGTAGATATTACTTATACAGAGCTGGAGTCCAGATCCTAAATTGCAGAAGTGTCATTCATGTAAAAAGGATATAAAACGAAGGTATTCATTGAtttaataatcttttttaataaaacctaCCAGAATTCAGATACTGATGTTACTCTAGATCAGTCCCCAGAAGGGAAACCCAAGATCCCActatcacatttaaaaataacatactCTATGTTTTCTTGCACTGAGATTCTGCAACTATTAGATTGCTGCATTGAATAAGAAAGGTGGTAAAAATCTCAAAATGTTCTCATTACCTCATCTGTTTATGTAACAGCCAAAGTATAGCAAACAAGCTGTTTGACCACTGGTAATTAACTGTGCCCTTATGGCAgagaatctttcttttttaatacttacTAATGAATCCATCTTCAAAAACTCAGAAGAAATAAGAATTGATATGACATTTGATGGTtctaaaaggcaacaaaaaaaaaggggttttttacGTGAACTATTTTGATAATGTCATATCATATCCCTCCCTCTGCATATTTAGTATCTGTTTCAAGTATTATTTTACCAATCAACCTGTCATTCCATATTGCAATATGTAgagcattttccattttaagaaaCGGTTTATCATTTAGGTCACCAGAGTACAACTATAACAAACTGGAATTTATAAAATCTGGAAAAGGTGGCTTCATAGGGACACAATGACTAAACAATTGCACAACAAGATTAACTTCCATCTGTAGCCATCATACCCAGCTGAGATTTTGCTTAACGTAACCTTTGCATTGCAAGTCATAACTCTATTCTCTgggtttgtttatattttaaaataatggtagCAAAGGcttataaaaagattaaaaactgcCTCAAATTCATAAAGGCAAAAGTTCTTCTACCATTGTATCACATTGCAttgaaattttagaaaatattgcaATTGTACTGATGGGAAACagaggggaaacaaaacaaaacccaacaatcACCAGTATTTTAAAACTACCCCTCTGTCCTTGTTCAGAAGAGGTctgaaaaatcttaattaaaaataccAGATCCCAAAATATATTAGACCTTTTTCACTGCTTCGACTACCAGGATGTTTCCTGAAAACTGTCAGTGTTGAAAAATCAGAAACATCCGTTACAAGGACCAGAGGATCTCTGTCGCAACACTTTTCTAACAAATGACAAGCTTCAGTGCAACAGTCAGAAACAAAGAGACTGGGGCTGAACTGTATCAAAAACATTAATCTTCCATTAGTACAGAACATAATGAACCTACAACAAATGATCTACACACTTTCTTTTACCTAAACTGGGCACTTCATTAGTTTCAGAATCTTTAGCATTCCTTTTAACGTATCTTATCAACCAGTCAAAGATGTGAACGTCACAGTGCACTGAAATGTCCACTTCTTCCCAGCGCTGGGCATCCACTGACAGATATTCAGCaaagtatttcatttctgaaatcaaAAGGTCTCGAGGACAAACAAAATCTTCTTTGAGGTTTTTAGCTTCATCGCACACATGGATCACCATATTTGgcctcaaaaagaaaacaagccacaAACCAAATTAGGACCGTAAGCCAATTAGAACACCAAAACCGATCAACAAGGTCTCGTCTCCAAATCTGGATCACACATTGCAACACTGATGTCACTAACAGGTTTTTattaacagaaggaaaacaatagTTTGTATTAATAGTTAATAACTGCAATTTAATAGAAACTATTGTCAGATAGTATTGTCAAGTGAAGAACACAAATGCATATCCTCTGACACATAATCAGTGCGATTTAATGGTTAAGTTAAGggagtgaaaaaagaaaacttctagcTCCAGTCCCCAATTTTGTCTCCAGTTTGTTATGGGATCCTATCTGAATTACATAAAGAACTTACTTGttcccccttttttattttcttgaaaaaatagGCAGATATATATGCCTAACTTACTGGGGGACCAAGGGCAATAACAGCATACAATAGCTATTTCCATCTGTGGAGATTAGAATTGTCTTATTATATATTCAAATGACTATTTCTTAAGAAAAGGTCAAAGCTGGAATCAGTAAATGCTGTCTCTACAGAAAGATAGTTACACCCTTAGGCTGCAAACCAACACATTATTCTACGTGTACTTGTACAGTCTGGAAAACAGTGATGTGCACGGCTATTTAAATTCATAgtaaaatttttcatttgcacTTTTCATTTATGGCTTTCTTTTCCCGCTTTTACATAGGACATATCTATGTTcgcacaacattttttttttaaatgttattgagCATCAATCTTGtttcattcctttttaaaatcaggttATGTTTCCTATTCTCACCACAGCAGTGATCAATCACTCAGAGGAACACTATGGACAGATTCATAAATAAGCTATCCCTATCGCACATAAGAAATTCTCAAACCACCTCCTAGTATTTCTGTAGCAATGTAAAGTTTCCAAATTTCTTACAGCATTTATTAGGATGTTCCCAGCTGTTTTCTTTGTGATAGTAGAAAAGTATGAGCAATTTAGACATCTTTCTGTCAGTTCTATAATCCCCTAGATAACAAACACACAAAGATCTTCTTACCCCTGGCTTTCGTCAGTGCTTTCTCCACCTTTATGCACAGGACCTTTCTCGGATTCTGAGGAACAATTCCTTGTGGAGGTTGTGCTGGGCCTTCcttaaatgtaaggaaaaaaggCTGCATTAGAACAAAAATGCCCGACCTTTTGCTCTTCAGCATCTTGGAAGCACAACTGAAGTACAGCTCTCACGATGGAGCAATGTTACACAACTAGCAACAAATCTGTGCTACCGTAAGGGCTACTAGATAATACAAATTCCTTCTCTGAAGGCCATGCACCGGAAACTCAGACCAGCAGCGTTGCTGGGTTGCCCAGACACTTGGCTGCAAATCCAGATGGGTCCTGTCTCAATATAGAGCAGTAAGATTCATGCAGAGCCTTCAGCATTTCCTTCTGGGAATGCGATCCACTCCTTTCACTCTCCTTGTCTGCTTTGTGGGTCTTAAGACTCTTGTCACCTCAAAACTTCTGTTTCCAGGAAGCTTTGCTGCCAGGATATAACAACTTGAGACTAACTCTGCTTCTTATCCATAATTTGTTAGCTCTGGAAATAAGTCTCTTAAGGTGTGTTTTTGCTAAGTTTCTCAAACGCATGGCTTAAAGCAGCAGATTATATAAAACAATGCTCAAAGAAAGCAGACCATGAAATTTGTCTAGTCCTAGAGCTACACCATGTAGCTTATTCCAGGAATAAAGGACAGCTGCGCTTTAGTTCAAATAGGTTATCTTCACAAATGCACTACAAGCAGCGGAACCTGGACACAAAATCCAGTGAACTCCAGGAGGTCTAGACACCAAATGCAGCGAGTTAAGACAACCCCAGCATTCAGACATTGAATAACATTTCCGACTGTGATGAATGGATCGCTGCAATCTGAAACTTCAATAATCTTGCTTATAAGTCAGAAAGATCattatcttttttaaataatggaaggGCACCTGTCTGCCTTCCACTGAGGAAAACCCATAAGGTTGTGATTTTCCACGATCACTCCCTACTCTCAGATTTCTAGGAAAAAGAGTTCCAGAAGCATCTTCTCCTCTCATGTAATGTAAGAGGCTGTACTCTTCTGAAGAAGACTAAGATAGACCTTTTCATCTTATGGCCAAATAACTATAGCAGACTGACACCAAAAATGATCTGGAAGCTTTATACAGTTCAGAACACAGCAGTTATGCTCTTCAGGAAAGCAAAGTTATCACACCAgaggcagaagaaacaaaactttctcCAAAGATACAGCCTAAGGCCTTGCACAGTTAAGTCTTAGTAAGGCCATAATAGAGGGAACATGGTTAATAAAAGGGGAAGATTTACTAGACAGACCTTAGTAAAACCTTGGAAGGGGCTGGGTCTGCCACAGCCTTCAGGGCAGCCATTCCACTGCAGGCAGATGACCCATGCTAGTATTAAAACAGCCAAGGTGGGAGTCCTAGATTTTGAATGCAAGCTAAGGTGAGTATTTTAAAGGAAGGGCCTGTCGAAAAAACACACATGGAAAAGTTCTGTCTGCAAGTATTAAGATGTTTATTTTGAAGGCAGTGAagttatttattaaagaaaaggaaatagtgCTGACAAGAATATGCAACACAGACAAATTAACGGGGATGTCTGAACTTTACCATATATTTCTTCCTATCTTATTCTGTTCTTCCCCCCAAAGCTTATAGATTGTTTGACTTCTGAAAGTTAATAATAAATACTTTGGGTAAAAGGCTATCCTATATGCTTGTTTACTGCCATAATATGCAGTCAGAGGAACTTAACAGCAGTTTGCCTTATAATTAGCAAGTAATAAATGAGCTTTTATAactcagccaaaaccagaatcCAGCTCAAAATGAAATTGGTCTGAttgctttttcttgctgttaCTCATGTCTACAAACAAATCCAAACAGGCCCAAAATTCTTGATCCTAACAATAAGCAGATGTGAATAAATCCACTAGGAAGTAATTAATTAAACAAAAGGCATTTACAAATGCTTTTCTCAAATCCCCAATTCTGAAATATACAAGTACCTCAAAATACTAAGAAGGTGAGTTCACTACAAGCCTGCGAGAAAAAAGATTCATTATCCTGATTTCATAACAACAAATTACATATAAACAGGGAAAATGATTTATCCAAAgtcacaaagaaaacagagaaaaatctcaggCTAAGATCTTGTAGTAGGAAACATTAGGGTACTTAACTGCATTAATACTTATTATATGTATTACGTTGTTAAAAGGAAAACATGCACTAATTGTCTAAAGAGTTCTATAAGCAGAGTTAGCTTGTTAACTGCCTACTGGGAAGCTACTAATCTTATAAGTAGCCACCTGTGGGTGCAAGAAGCATTTACTCCACATCATGCATGTAACAAGTATATAATTGAAAGCCGATTGGAAGCATTTTCAGTCTAGATACTCCATATACAATTTTCAAATATCATCTCTTGATTAGagttattaaaagcattttattcgTTCTCCAGCAAAGGTCaaacagctgtttttcttctgcaaagagtACAGTGATCGGAAAGctgcagcactgtgaaggacatcGTAACAGAGAACATTTTGTTTAAACACTTCACTGTCTTAATTTTTAACACAGAAATTGTTTACTCATTACTGAAGCAAATTTCTCATGCAACACATCTACCAAGTCCTACAGGCGCTGAAAACATCTCAGTCTACAATGAAAAGCAGGGAATAACTATCAGACAGTTACTTACAACTTTTTACAGGAGCAGTACTTGAGGAGATGTTAACAATATTTAATTGTGCTGTGACTGAAATACAACTATTAGCACTGGTCCTCTCCTGCCAAATTACTACTTGGACACATAATTGACTAAGACACATTATATGTCATTGCAAGACTGTCTTGCATCAAAAAGTAACTAGACCACGCTCCAACTCCTATGTAGCCATCTTGCCTCCAAGCAGCATGGCAAACACAGGGCTTTTTGCTGAGAGAGAAGGGTCTGACCTCAAGGGACCACCTTCacagttttctgcagcttttctacACAAAACTTTCTAGTTATTTTAATAACACAGCTTAATGTGATTGCAAATGGCTGTAGGTTTAACAGTACAACATTGGGGATACAAAACAGGAGAGTAATTCCTCTCCCCACTAAAAATCCTAAAGAGAGGATTTAGCGTAAGGATTTATGCCTTTTGGAAGGACAAGCTATTAAAAATACCCAAAGAAACGTCAATTCTTAATCTAAACTACCTCAAAGGGACTTCATGTATGCATTAAATTTATActtaac
The genomic region above belongs to Calonectris borealis chromosome 3, bCalBor7.hap1.2, whole genome shotgun sequence and contains:
- the SANBR gene encoding SANT and BTB domain regulator of class switch recombination; its protein translation is MSRGFSDNNNFPYDNNQMVLDMILCSLIGVPQPINWDSVARLVPGYTSKECAKRFDELKSSGSSPVDNQYNPLMAAGGSPVETLATYIKSSLLDTQTEFQEPAIGQDSITITGRPSTTSTRNCSSESEKGPVHKGGESTDESQGPNMVIHVCDEAKNLKEDFVCPRDLLISEMKYFAEYLSVDAQRWEEVDISVHCDVHIFDWLIRYVKRNAKDSETNEVPSLEPSNVISILISSEFLKMDSLVEKCIHYCHKNMNAIVATPCNMNCINANLVTHIADLFTHNEVEELKDKRDKFKSKLFCKKIERLFDPEYLNPDSRGNAATLYRCCLCKKLLTKETERRIPCVPGKINIDQHGNIVYVHIRDKTWEVHEYLIGLHEELKSWRDVYWRLWGTVNWLTCSRCNQSFLCTEFSHCQYHSQPVLYPGVASALGMTGTGVYPCCNQKVLRFDPTTLPKGCKVRDHMVDLPSGNEDGDALPPQTTKILNDLIHHRAVIVVPFTKDENSDSGIGLCDEKGIECDVLVEPNTPWGPKTGEINAFLSLKNWTLQLKQQSLLSEEEEYTTGSEVTEDEVGDEEDVCRKPAGRKEKLKKSYKHPKKVVSSPSVQKKEKPSDKSSSRDASPFIVSMQQNKWDASRSLRFNQDAQREDDQRRMSEITGHLIKMRLGDLDRVKSKDSKEYAGGIYSRLEAQIKASAQVSARQNNAEKNARSKSRFGQGRPT